A section of the Streptomyces sp. CG1 genome encodes:
- a CDS encoding DHA2 family efflux MFS transporter permease subunit: MSSSVLSPPTAAEPSPRQKSLVLAICCISIVVVVMDISIVNVALPAMGRDLRASESGLQWTVDAYTLVLAGFLVLAGSTADRVGRRRVFQAGLAAFGLGSLLCGLAPGIGWLIAARGLQAVGGTMLNPLAMAIVANTFTGAAERARAIGVFASMSGLALALGPILGGGLVDAFGWRSVFWINVPIVAVAIVCAALFVPESRAARARRFDPVGQALMVLVLGSVVYAIIESRSLGWTSPVIVGLLAVAALGVAGILGYEPRRADPLLELRLFRSVPFSSAIVMALFGLCGFSAFLFVTTQYLQDVRGLPPVTAGLCLLPVGLPVLVMSPLTGRVVGERGPLLPLVVAGTTLALGGGVSLWLGPDTPLPAALAIYLLFGVFLGAINPPITNAAISGMPRSMAGLAGSLASTGRQAGMTLGVAISGTITGPEIAHSGSAFTHAAHGVWWMILVLGTGILVLGAVSTSPWARGTAERAGTMVGPQS; this comes from the coding sequence ATGAGTTCATCAGTGCTCTCCCCACCCACGGCTGCCGAACCGAGCCCGCGCCAGAAGTCCCTGGTGCTCGCGATCTGTTGCATCAGCATCGTCGTGGTCGTCATGGACATTTCCATCGTGAACGTCGCGCTTCCCGCCATGGGCCGCGACCTGCGTGCCTCCGAGTCCGGCCTGCAGTGGACGGTCGACGCCTACACCCTGGTACTGGCCGGGTTCCTCGTGCTGGCCGGTTCCACCGCCGACCGAGTCGGCCGACGGCGTGTCTTCCAGGCGGGACTCGCGGCCTTCGGCCTCGGGTCGCTGCTGTGCGGACTGGCGCCGGGCATCGGCTGGTTGATCGCGGCGCGTGGGCTGCAAGCCGTCGGCGGGACCATGCTCAATCCATTGGCCATGGCGATCGTCGCGAACACGTTCACAGGTGCCGCCGAACGGGCAAGGGCCATCGGGGTCTTCGCCTCGATGTCCGGGCTGGCACTGGCGCTCGGCCCGATCCTCGGCGGTGGGCTGGTCGACGCCTTCGGCTGGCGGTCGGTCTTCTGGATCAACGTCCCGATCGTGGCCGTGGCGATCGTGTGCGCCGCGCTGTTCGTGCCCGAGTCCCGCGCCGCCCGGGCACGCCGGTTCGACCCTGTCGGACAGGCGCTGATGGTCCTGGTCCTGGGCAGTGTCGTGTACGCGATCATCGAGTCCAGGTCGCTCGGCTGGACCTCCCCGGTCATCGTCGGGCTGCTCGCCGTCGCCGCGCTCGGCGTGGCGGGCATCCTCGGCTACGAACCGCGCCGCGCCGACCCGCTCCTGGAACTGCGTCTCTTCCGCAGTGTGCCGTTCAGTTCGGCGATCGTGATGGCGCTCTTCGGCTTGTGCGGCTTCAGTGCGTTCTTGTTCGTGACCACCCAGTACCTGCAGGACGTGCGCGGCCTGCCGCCCGTGACGGCGGGGCTGTGCCTGCTCCCGGTCGGGCTGCCGGTCCTGGTGATGTCGCCGCTCACGGGGCGCGTGGTCGGCGAGCGCGGTCCTCTGCTGCCGCTGGTGGTGGCCGGGACCACCCTGGCCCTTGGCGGCGGCGTGTCACTGTGGCTCGGGCCGGACACTCCCCTCCCGGCCGCGCTGGCGATCTACCTGCTGTTCGGCGTCTTCCTCGGTGCGATCAACCCGCCGATCACCAACGCGGCGATTTCCGGGATGCCCCGCTCGATGGCCGGGCTGGCCGGCTCCCTGGCCTCCACCGGCCGCCAGGCCGGCATGACGCTGGGCGTCGCGATCTCCGGGACGATCACCGGCCCCGAAATCGCCCACAGCGGGTCAGCGTTCACGCACGCGGCGCATGGCGTGTGGTGGATGATCCTCGTGCTCGGCACAGGCATCCTGGTCCTCGGCGCGGTCAGCACCAGCCCTTGGGCACGAGGCACGGCCGAACGCGCGGGCACGATGGTCGGGCCTCAGTCGTGA
- a CDS encoding acyl-protein synthase: protein MNPHLAPVEVPDPAELGHVQRLCDLAEPYAGGPDADALFAAAMAEANAWHARRSPFFAALLEDPAEAPAPTVGDGVRTPLVPAAFFKRHEVLSVPRDEVFLHLTSSGTTGQKSQMFFDEWTIRSAQRMVARIFDHYGWITPAQPVNYLLYSYEPAPALKLGTSFTDNYLCDFAPARHTTHALRNTGSGHEFDVNGCIAALQRYAEDDVPVRILGFPAFLYFTLERMRAMGLPPLRLPEGSLVVLGGGWKGHADRQIGKDAFYAEVTDRLGIPAERVRDTFGSVEHCVPYIECARHRLHVPVWSRAAVRDTGTLRPLPYGDRGFLHLVSPYITSVPAHSVVMGDLASLHPGEECPCPLSTDWFTVHGRAGVSRNRSCAVAAAELMKGMS, encoded by the coding sequence ATGAACCCCCATCTCGCCCCCGTCGAGGTCCCCGACCCGGCGGAGCTCGGCCATGTGCAGCGTCTGTGCGACCTGGCGGAGCCGTACGCCGGCGGCCCCGACGCCGATGCGCTGTTCGCGGCCGCGATGGCGGAGGCCAACGCCTGGCACGCCCGCCGCTCCCCCTTCTTCGCCGCCCTGCTCGAGGATCCAGCCGAAGCACCCGCTCCCACGGTCGGCGACGGCGTCCGCACCCCGCTCGTGCCCGCCGCCTTCTTCAAGCGTCATGAGGTGCTCTCGGTCCCGCGCGACGAGGTGTTCCTGCATCTGACCTCGTCGGGCACCACAGGCCAGAAGTCACAGATGTTCTTCGACGAGTGGACCATCCGCTCGGCGCAGCGCATGGTGGCCCGGATCTTCGACCACTACGGCTGGATCACCCCCGCACAGCCGGTCAACTACCTGCTCTACAGCTACGAGCCTGCTCCGGCGCTGAAACTGGGCACGTCGTTCACCGACAACTATCTGTGCGACTTCGCCCCGGCCCGGCACACCACACACGCTCTGCGGAACACCGGCTCCGGCCACGAGTTCGACGTGAACGGCTGCATCGCGGCGCTCCAGCGCTACGCCGAGGACGACGTGCCGGTCCGCATCCTGGGCTTCCCCGCGTTCTTGTACTTCACCCTGGAACGGATGCGGGCGATGGGGCTGCCGCCCCTGCGGCTGCCCGAAGGGTCGCTGGTGGTGCTCGGCGGCGGCTGGAAGGGGCACGCCGACCGGCAGATCGGCAAGGACGCCTTCTACGCGGAGGTCACCGACCGCCTCGGGATCCCCGCGGAGCGTGTCCGCGACACGTTCGGCTCCGTCGAGCACTGCGTGCCGTACATCGAGTGTGCCCGTCACCGGCTCCATGTGCCGGTGTGGTCCCGAGCGGCTGTCCGTGACACCGGGACGCTGCGTCCACTGCCGTACGGCGATCGTGGCTTCCTGCACCTGGTCAGCCCCTACATCACCTCGGTGCCCGCGCACAGCGTGGTGATGGGCGACCTCGCGTCGCTCCATCCCGGCGAGGAGTGCCCCTGTCCGCTGTCCACCGACTGGTTCACCGTGCACGGCCGTGCCGGAGTGAGCCGCAACCGCAGCTGCGCGGTCGCCGCCGCCGAACTGATGAAGGGAATGTCGTGA
- a CDS encoding SRPBCC family protein codes for MKSVTVSTDVPQTPEQVYDFLDVMAHHELFTNHYLTDWRYDGPARGIGSCAMVTAALGGVKTDVTIEVVEAEAPRRIVERNVSAAGRRLAHGIYTIEPLPSGGSRVSFTYAWTRAPLADHLLAPAVRATMRRANRTVMRRLAAELAHHVSAAGA; via the coding sequence ATGAAGTCTGTCACCGTGTCGACCGACGTACCGCAGACGCCCGAGCAGGTCTACGACTTCCTCGATGTCATGGCTCACCACGAGCTGTTCACCAACCACTACCTGACCGACTGGCGGTACGACGGCCCCGCCCGCGGCATCGGATCGTGCGCCATGGTCACCGCCGCGCTGGGCGGAGTGAAGACCGACGTCACCATCGAGGTCGTCGAGGCGGAGGCGCCGCGGCGCATCGTGGAACGTAATGTCAGCGCGGCCGGCCGGCGCTTGGCGCACGGCATTTACACCATCGAACCGCTGCCATCCGGCGGGAGCCGCGTCTCGTTCACCTACGCCTGGACCCGCGCCCCCCTAGCCGACCACCTGCTGGCACCCGCCGTCCGTGCCACGATGCGGCGAGCCAACCGCACGGTCATGCGGCGCCTGGCCGCCGAGCTGGCTCACCACGTGTCCGCTGCCGGCGCCTGA
- a CDS encoding M15 family metallopeptidase, whose protein sequence is MSEIVLMSDPRVAAVPVHECGEPLIDVRRRPLHVDLRKQGDSDAFFYLREGVLERLLQAQARLPAGLRFLVVEGYRPPGLQRRYFEKYAARLRAEQPGWTDEQIRSAASRFVSPPEIAPHSAGAAVDLTLVDADGRELDLGTPMNATPEESAGACYTDAAGIGEQARTHREIMRRALTAVGLVNYPTEWWHWSFGDRYWALITGAASACYGPSRQDTRE, encoded by the coding sequence ATGAGCGAGATCGTTTTGATGTCGGATCCACGGGTGGCAGCCGTCCCCGTGCACGAGTGCGGTGAGCCGCTGATCGATGTCCGGAGGAGGCCACTCCATGTGGACCTGCGGAAGCAGGGTGACTCGGACGCCTTCTTCTACCTTCGGGAAGGCGTGCTGGAGCGGCTGCTCCAGGCGCAGGCGCGCCTGCCCGCCGGCCTGAGGTTCCTGGTGGTCGAGGGCTATCGTCCCCCGGGGCTGCAGCGCCGCTACTTCGAGAAATACGCGGCGAGACTGCGAGCTGAGCAGCCCGGATGGACCGACGAGCAGATCCGGTCGGCGGCGAGCCGCTTCGTGTCACCACCGGAGATCGCGCCGCACAGCGCGGGAGCAGCGGTGGATCTGACACTCGTGGATGCGGACGGCCGCGAGCTCGATCTGGGCACGCCTATGAACGCGACCCCGGAGGAGAGCGCCGGCGCCTGCTACACCGACGCTGCCGGGATCGGCGAGCAGGCGCGCACGCACCGGGAGATCATGCGTCGCGCGCTGACGGCCGTGGGCCTGGTGAACTACCCCACGGAGTGGTGGCACTGGTCGTTCGGCGACCGCTACTGGGCGCTGATCACCGGAGCGGCGAGCGCCTGTTACGGGCCGAGCCGGCAAGACACGCGGGAATGA
- a CDS encoding acyl-CoA reductase: MINSVLHLWQGEFVDDAETGRRLAGLPELAGQVLNRPLPTDVVLGACAAVSRDLADPTSTLYGRLAGQLPADEGPALLAELATALTREALERKLRRELGGLRPERLTRPDARETVYEAWAPVGLLVHIAPGNAAAVAPLSVVEGLLAGNLNVLKTSSSDSALALDVLAALGAADPSGLIAERVIALRFSSARREWLEAVCGPADGIAVWGGEDAVRAAGELAQPGCRVVEWGHRISFAYLTRRAASEDEVLDTLAEDVCRYEQQACSSPQVVYLDTEESQELFAFAGRFAERLAKVSDGRQAPAPGPAEQAEITTVQQLARLEQHLGLTRVFAAEDGSWRVLADTRAALDASPLHRSVWVKPLPRHAITATLRPMRRYLQTAAIGGDRAEVAELSRAMFAAGVTRVTPVGSMLESYEGEPHDGVYALQRYSRRVSVRAADAAFRTVPCLDDLVAPPVLPPAPDAPLLGKEGVQRELATLDPRHAHLYFRSGGSTGAPALSVFTCDDYDNQMRAAADGLLAAGFDPARDRAANLFYSGGMYGSFISFFSILERLNATQFPIAAGPDHAMVAEALIAHRADTLFGMPSYLWQLLHAESDRLRAYGGIRKVFYGGEHFTAEQRRVLTEDFGVEVIRSAAYGSTDLGPLGYQCASSGGSVHHVLTDLHTLEILDPREDRPVSAGEPGRLVFTSRARVGQRLERYEIGDLGRAVEGTCACGSTVPRLELLGRYGDVVRVGTYFVNYRWIVRALEERLAYHGEVQLTVAPGTDREQLTVRLDEQYAPDPGVTHAAVTAEVPEVASAIEEGLLSLAVQNVRRETFERTAISGKLRTVVDLR; the protein is encoded by the coding sequence GTGATCAACTCCGTACTCCACCTCTGGCAGGGCGAGTTCGTCGACGACGCCGAAACCGGCCGGCGGCTCGCCGGGCTGCCCGAGCTGGCCGGGCAGGTCCTGAACCGCCCCCTGCCCACCGACGTGGTGCTCGGCGCCTGTGCCGCGGTCAGCCGTGACCTGGCCGATCCCACCTCCACGCTGTACGGCCGGCTGGCCGGGCAGCTGCCCGCGGACGAGGGCCCGGCCCTCCTGGCCGAGCTGGCGACCGCACTGACCCGGGAGGCGCTGGAACGCAAGCTGCGGCGGGAGCTGGGCGGCCTGCGCCCGGAACGGCTGACCCGGCCGGACGCCCGCGAGACGGTGTACGAGGCCTGGGCACCCGTCGGCCTGCTGGTGCACATCGCGCCGGGCAACGCCGCGGCCGTGGCACCACTGAGCGTCGTAGAGGGACTGCTGGCCGGCAACCTGAACGTGCTGAAGACCAGCAGCTCCGACTCGGCCCTCGCCCTCGACGTGCTCGCCGCTCTCGGTGCGGCCGACCCGTCCGGACTGATCGCCGAGCGCGTCATCGCCCTGCGTTTCTCCTCCGCGCGCCGCGAGTGGCTGGAAGCGGTCTGCGGGCCGGCGGACGGGATCGCGGTGTGGGGCGGCGAGGACGCGGTGCGCGCGGCGGGCGAACTGGCCCAGCCCGGTTGCCGGGTGGTCGAGTGGGGTCACCGGATCTCCTTCGCCTACCTGACCCGGCGGGCCGCGTCCGAGGACGAGGTGCTCGACACGCTCGCCGAAGACGTCTGCCGCTACGAACAGCAGGCGTGTTCCAGCCCGCAGGTGGTGTATCTCGACACGGAGGAAAGCCAGGAACTCTTCGCGTTCGCCGGCCGGTTCGCCGAGCGGCTGGCGAAGGTGTCCGACGGGCGTCAGGCGCCTGCACCGGGTCCCGCCGAGCAGGCGGAGATCACCACGGTGCAGCAGCTCGCCCGGCTCGAACAACACCTGGGCCTCACCCGTGTGTTCGCCGCCGAGGACGGATCCTGGCGGGTCCTCGCCGACACGCGTGCCGCACTGGACGCCTCCCCGCTGCATCGCAGTGTCTGGGTCAAGCCACTCCCCCGGCACGCGATCACCGCGACCCTACGGCCGATGCGCCGCTATCTGCAGACCGCCGCGATCGGCGGCGACCGCGCGGAGGTGGCCGAGCTCTCCCGCGCGATGTTCGCTGCGGGCGTCACCCGCGTCACCCCGGTCGGCTCCATGCTGGAGAGCTACGAGGGCGAACCACACGACGGTGTCTACGCGTTGCAGCGCTACAGCCGCAGGGTGAGCGTGCGCGCCGCGGACGCGGCCTTCCGCACGGTGCCCTGTCTGGACGACCTGGTGGCACCACCGGTGCTGCCCCCTGCGCCGGACGCGCCGCTCCTCGGCAAGGAGGGCGTGCAGCGCGAGCTCGCCACCTTGGACCCGCGCCACGCGCACCTGTACTTCCGCAGCGGTGGCTCCACGGGCGCACCCGCACTGTCGGTGTTCACCTGCGACGACTACGACAACCAGATGCGCGCCGCGGCGGACGGCCTGCTCGCAGCCGGCTTCGACCCGGCACGGGACCGGGCGGCCAACCTCTTCTACAGCGGCGGCATGTACGGAAGCTTCATCAGCTTCTTCTCCATCCTGGAACGCCTGAACGCCACCCAGTTCCCGATCGCCGCAGGCCCCGACCACGCCATGGTCGCCGAGGCACTGATCGCTCACCGGGCCGACACCCTCTTCGGTATGCCGTCCTACCTGTGGCAGCTGCTGCACGCCGAGTCCGACCGGCTGCGCGCCTACGGCGGCATCCGCAAGGTGTTCTACGGCGGCGAGCACTTCACCGCCGAACAACGCCGGGTGCTCACCGAGGACTTCGGGGTGGAGGTGATCCGTTCCGCGGCCTACGGCAGCACCGACCTCGGACCTCTGGGCTACCAGTGCGCGTCCTCCGGTGGCTCGGTCCACCATGTGCTGACCGACCTGCACACGCTGGAGATCCTGGATCCGCGGGAGGACCGGCCGGTGTCTGCGGGGGAACCGGGCCGACTGGTGTTCACCTCCCGGGCCCGGGTCGGCCAGCGCCTGGAGCGCTACGAGATCGGTGATCTGGGACGTGCGGTGGAGGGCACCTGTGCCTGCGGCAGCACCGTGCCGCGCCTGGAACTGCTCGGGCGCTACGGCGATGTGGTGCGCGTGGGCACGTATTTCGTCAACTACCGGTGGATCGTACGGGCGTTGGAGGAGCGGCTCGCCTATCACGGCGAGGTGCAGCTGACGGTGGCGCCCGGCACCGACCGGGAGCAGCTGACAGTCCGGCTCGACGAGCAGTACGCCCCCGACCCCGGCGTCACCCACGCCGCGGTCACCGCAGAAGTCCCCGAGGTGGCCTCGGCGATCGAGGAGGGCTTGCTGTCCCTCGCCGTACAGAACGTACGAAGGGAGACCTTCGAGCGCACCGCCATCAGCGGCAAGCTTCGCACGGTCGTCGACCTGCGCTGA
- a CDS encoding TetR/AcrR family transcriptional regulator, which translates to MVNTDDPQRKGEGTHGTGGDRRAQLVDAAVDHVAAHGIADLSLRRLGAAIGVSHRMLIHYFGSKEQLLVEIVRTSERRQRDLLSGLRLEPGLSPADVARLLWRHLTDPRLAGQERLFFEICGHALRGRPEAVPVLEGLVTDWLEPLVAAEVAAGAHPATAHNRARLGLATVRGLLLDLLATGDRTGVDAAMEEFLRLYYGSA; encoded by the coding sequence GTGGTGAATACGGACGACCCGCAGCGCAAGGGCGAGGGCACGCACGGCACGGGCGGGGACCGGCGCGCCCAGCTGGTGGACGCGGCCGTCGACCACGTTGCAGCGCACGGCATCGCGGACCTGAGCCTGCGTCGGCTGGGCGCCGCGATCGGCGTCAGTCACCGCATGCTGATCCACTACTTCGGTTCGAAGGAACAGTTGCTCGTCGAGATCGTCCGGACGTCGGAGCGGCGCCAGCGCGATCTGCTGTCCGGGCTCCGCCTGGAGCCCGGCCTCTCGCCCGCCGATGTCGCGCGACTGCTGTGGCGGCACCTGACGGACCCTCGACTGGCCGGTCAGGAGCGGCTCTTCTTCGAGATCTGCGGGCACGCGCTGCGGGGCCGTCCTGAGGCCGTCCCGGTCCTCGAGGGGCTCGTGACGGACTGGCTGGAACCGCTCGTGGCCGCCGAGGTGGCCGCTGGGGCGCACCCTGCCACGGCCCACAACCGCGCCAGGCTCGGGCTCGCCACCGTGCGCGGTCTGCTGCTCGACCTGCTGGCCACCGGCGATCGCACCGGCGTCGACGCGGCGATGGAGGAGTTCCTCCGGCTGTACTACGGCTCGGCCTGA
- a CDS encoding GNAT family N-acetyltransferase, protein MNAVLSPASVQDIAELRQLYFEVYGHGYPVPLGSDPVVMRRLITDGTAHWLTARAPAGDLVGSAVVLTEPGSRIGKLVGLAVHPGHRGGGLASRLTGAVCDEAFATGLLDSVYATVRLVTEGPQQVVVRNGFWPLGLLPNAVEVEGCETLALFARYADGVLEHRAPVASVPERLSALLSAASCGVGIDYTGTRPVPCLGAAPAGAEPIELIAAPAFVRRRFLELFPAADDRFFPLHTPNAVLVAADGRFEAYADLDPVAGSCALVAVHPRPSAVAGTLEAVIASVTRAGADYVEALLPLADTEALEVFLASGFVPSALYPAMRRIQDRLHDYVVLSRTNRQIDFRTTAVSPLLQPYLGAYLSAWTTTYLPLHEVSR, encoded by the coding sequence ATGAACGCCGTCCTCTCCCCCGCGTCCGTCCAGGACATCGCCGAGCTGCGGCAGTTGTACTTCGAGGTGTACGGGCATGGCTACCCGGTGCCGCTCGGCAGCGACCCGGTGGTCATGCGCCGGCTGATCACCGACGGCACCGCGCACTGGCTCACCGCCCGCGCCCCCGCGGGCGACCTGGTCGGTTCCGCGGTCGTCCTGACCGAACCGGGCAGCCGTATCGGCAAACTGGTCGGCCTCGCGGTGCACCCCGGCCATCGCGGCGGCGGTCTGGCCTCCCGGCTGACCGGGGCAGTCTGCGACGAAGCCTTCGCAACGGGCCTGCTGGACTCCGTGTACGCCACCGTCCGCCTGGTCACCGAAGGTCCGCAGCAGGTCGTCGTACGCAACGGATTCTGGCCGCTCGGCCTGTTGCCGAACGCCGTCGAGGTCGAGGGTTGCGAGACCCTCGCGCTGTTCGCCCGCTACGCCGACGGTGTGCTGGAGCACCGGGCACCCGTGGCGAGTGTCCCCGAGCGACTGTCGGCGTTGTTGTCGGCCGCCTCCTGCGGCGTTGGCATCGACTACACGGGGACTCGGCCCGTCCCCTGCCTCGGTGCGGCCCCCGCCGGCGCCGAACCGATCGAGCTGATCGCGGCCCCGGCCTTCGTGCGGCGCCGCTTCCTGGAGCTGTTCCCTGCGGCCGACGACCGCTTCTTCCCGCTGCACACGCCCAACGCGGTCCTGGTGGCCGCCGACGGCCGCTTCGAGGCCTATGCCGACCTCGATCCCGTGGCGGGCAGTTGCGCGCTGGTCGCGGTCCATCCGCGTCCGTCCGCGGTCGCGGGAACCCTGGAGGCGGTGATCGCATCGGTCACGCGGGCCGGCGCCGACTATGTCGAAGCACTGCTGCCGCTGGCCGACACCGAGGCGCTGGAGGTGTTCCTCGCCTCGGGATTCGTACCGAGCGCGCTCTATCCCGCGATGCGCCGCATCCAGGACCGGCTCCACGACTACGTCGTGCTCTCGCGCACGAACCGTCAGATCGACTTCCGTACGACCGCTGTCAGCCCGCTGCTCCAGCCGTACCTCGGTGCCTACCTGAGTGCCTGGACCACCACCTACCTGCCCCTTCACGAGGTGTCCCGATGA
- a CDS encoding phosphatase PAP2 family protein: MLWVTAGAVALGFLIALEIAARLYGVPGPIANQARELVFPPKSGFLLYAGMALLMVVLTWRQRFIAAGLAIGIDVVFLLVRWALDVKVTDGHPFGNGALWVVLGHAVIAVTRRTGRERVLLLKGVGLALLLVAGRKTGDTWLLITSKTRPAVLDQYVATADHALGNPSWLAGRIVRATGPIGAHVLDFVYVQLAVAAVIIALYQLRNVAVERRFPRHHLVRTFLAIGLLGPGIYMIFPVVGPIFAYGPGAFGTGGGHWAVANLWPDTPPPANAAPPVLFDEVTPRNCMPSLHTAWATTIFIHSRKGPRILRYAGTFWLIATLGATLGFGYHYGVDLIAGVVFAVTVEAAMRSLARGWDRSGIQLVVHGATVFAALLVSYRYLPTEMAEHPWVFGPLLILAMTSVIHGYIRATRRWEPKAVPVPQPEPQPELV; the protein is encoded by the coding sequence ATGCTGTGGGTGACGGCGGGTGCGGTGGCCCTCGGGTTCCTCATTGCGCTGGAGATCGCCGCGCGTCTGTACGGCGTGCCCGGGCCGATCGCCAATCAGGCGCGAGAACTGGTATTCCCGCCCAAGTCGGGTTTCCTGTTGTACGCCGGTATGGCATTGCTGATGGTGGTGCTCACCTGGCGGCAACGGTTTATCGCCGCCGGCCTCGCCATCGGCATCGACGTCGTCTTCTTGCTGGTCCGGTGGGCGCTCGACGTCAAGGTGACCGACGGCCATCCCTTCGGCAACGGTGCGTTGTGGGTGGTTCTGGGACATGCGGTCATCGCTGTCACGCGCCGTACGGGCCGGGAACGCGTCCTGCTACTGAAGGGCGTCGGGCTGGCCCTGCTGCTGGTGGCCGGCCGCAAGACCGGCGACACCTGGCTGCTCATCACGTCGAAGACCCGCCCGGCGGTGCTCGACCAGTACGTGGCAACCGCCGACCACGCGTTGGGCAACCCGTCGTGGCTGGCCGGACGCATTGTCAGGGCCACCGGTCCGATCGGCGCCCATGTTCTCGACTTCGTCTACGTTCAGCTTGCGGTGGCCGCGGTCATCATCGCGCTGTACCAGCTGCGGAACGTAGCGGTCGAGCGCCGCTTCCCGCGCCATCATCTGGTGCGCACCTTTCTGGCGATCGGTCTCCTCGGTCCGGGCATCTACATGATCTTCCCGGTCGTCGGACCGATCTTCGCCTACGGCCCCGGCGCCTTCGGCACCGGCGGCGGGCACTGGGCGGTGGCGAACCTGTGGCCGGACACGCCGCCGCCGGCCAATGCCGCGCCCCCGGTGCTGTTCGACGAGGTCACCCCACGCAACTGCATGCCCAGCCTCCACACGGCATGGGCCACCACGATTTTCATCCACTCCCGCAAGGGCCCGCGGATTCTGCGATACGCGGGCACTTTCTGGCTGATAGCCACGCTCGGCGCGACGCTGGGATTCGGCTACCACTACGGCGTCGATCTCATTGCCGGCGTGGTGTTTGCGGTCACGGTCGAGGCAGCCATGCGTTCGCTCGCACGTGGCTGGGACCGGTCAGGAATCCAATTGGTCGTCCACGGAGCAACGGTCTTCGCTGCGCTGTTGGTGTCGTACCGCTATCTGCCGACGGAGATGGCCGAACATCCGTGGGTGTTCGGCCCACTTCTCATCCTGGCGATGACCTCGGTGATCCACGGCTACATACGGGCCACGAGACGATGGGAGCCGAAGGCTGTACCCGTGCCGCAACCAGAACCGCAACCCGAACTCGTTTGA
- a CDS encoding MerR family transcriptional regulator, translated as MLEIKSQPASDAAESKTDHGAVPPEGLTIAEAARRTGVSVHTLRYYERAGLVISPVDRTSGGRRRYRELDLKWITICTKLRATGMPIRGIRQYAELVAAGSGNEAERLALLEAHRADILARLASIQENLKMIDRKIDVYRGSLAAGEADQLWAPVSSR; from the coding sequence GTGCTCGAAATCAAATCGCAGCCAGCATCCGACGCCGCCGAGTCGAAGACGGACCATGGCGCCGTACCCCCAGAAGGCCTGACCATCGCCGAGGCGGCCCGCCGCACCGGGGTGAGCGTGCACACGCTTCGGTACTACGAGCGAGCCGGCCTGGTCATCAGCCCGGTTGACCGCACGAGCGGCGGCCGTCGCCGGTACCGGGAACTCGACCTCAAGTGGATCACCATCTGCACCAAGTTGCGCGCCACCGGCATGCCCATCAGAGGTATCCGTCAGTACGCCGAACTGGTAGCCGCGGGATCGGGCAACGAAGCGGAGCGGCTCGCCCTCCTGGAAGCCCACCGCGCCGACATCCTGGCCAGGCTCGCGTCGATCCAGGAGAACCTGAAGATGATCGACCGCAAGATCGACGTCTACCGGGGAAGCCTGGCCGCGGGCGAGGCCGACCAGCTCTGGGCACCCGTCAGTTCCCGTTGA